A DNA window from Lachancea thermotolerans CBS 6340 chromosome G complete sequence contains the following coding sequences:
- the COG1 gene encoding Golgi transport complex subunit COG1 (weakly similar to uniprot|P53079 Saccharomyces cerevisiae YGL223C COG1 Essential component of the conserved oligomeric Golgi complex (Cog1p through Cog8p) a cytosolic tethering complex that functions in protein trafficking to mediate fusion of transport vesicles to Golgi compartments) — MCHGIGIRHYVRASVCHFARAARVARASSPNCRCTTSTSTSSHGQQNPDPPAAMATTADALFREKPVGELRNYRLQLSHDIAKAKDRFETELGRRYTDMLAVTDQVDELLQQARTADADLMELCFNDAKFKLAALPDPAAFHAAAPAAATADPELGPGAQPDLAGIEATLAVSEWVLAVKDFAREPALQKHFDSLVQGFHTVLSLHDVSRYASVLARNCRALEDTILEQQAEFSASQWVKLHRLVHSHAEVFPFKRVDELDALVFSFLLANEEPLRAAGVDADVQAFLEGEPFKLKFVERVLQDVDAEFQALEEAAAGSAPTPELYRMNFDDGSLLALVTEANLYCSGAISPRDRALYALVENITALVRKLQRSQADSAVISKVKERLSEVLIERRKEVVEAPSDNSVLQLEALQKKGDTEFGTSQQGDAGPELKHKDAPLDSVTAAQKGESTDVVGNAARKTPVVSTDAEAEAHDSDTGASSTETEAPGAETETTSAETEVVTPSAETETQTPSAETETQTPSAETETQTPSAETETQTPSAEAEATSAQTQPPSAENNNYEKTMHKGNIWQPVESLPLTRDIVRAAVQKLNTDNLLAYLGGQIAQVDSF, encoded by the coding sequence ATGTGCCACGGCATTGGGATTCGTCACTACGTACGCGCATCTGTCTGTCACTTCGCACGCGCAGCCCGCGTAGCCCGCGCTTCCTCGCCAAATTGCCGGTGCACCACCTCTACCAGCACGTCTTCCCACGGACAACAGAACCCCGACCCACCAGCTGCCATGGCCACCACCGCCGATGCTCTTTTCCGCGAAAAGCCCGTAGGCGAGCTTCGGAACTACCGCCTGCAGCTGTCGCATGACATCGCCAAGGCCAAAGATCGCTTCGAGACGGAGCTGGGCCGGAGGTACACCGACATGCTCGCGGTCACCGACCAGGTCGACGAGCTGTTGCAGCAGGCGCGGACCGCCGACGCAGATCTGATGGAGCTCTGCTTCAACGacgccaagttcaagctaGCGGCGCTGCCCGACCCCGCTGCGTTCCACGcggccgcgcccgccgcAGCCACCGCGGACCCTGAGCTGGGCCCGGGCGCACAGCCCGACCTCGCCGGCATTGAAGCCACGCTAGCCGTATCCGAATGGGTGCTCGCCGTCAAGGATTTTGCGCGTGAGCCCGCGTTGCAGAAGCATTTCGATTCGCTGGTCCAGGGCTTCCACACAGTGCTGAGCCTGCACGACGTCTCACGGTACGCGTCCGTGCTGGCGCGCAATTGCCGTGCGCTCGAGGACACGATTCTGGAGCAGCAAGCTGAGTTCAGCGCGTCCCAGTGGGTCAAGCTACACCGCCTGGTGCACTCGCACGCGGAGGTGTTTCCCTTCAAGAGGGTGGACGAGCTTGACGCGCTTGTCTTTAGCTTCCTGCTGGCCAACGAGGAGCCCCTACGCGCCGCCGGAGTTGACGCTGATGTGCAGGCGTTTCTGGAGGGCGAGCCTTTCAAGCTGAAGTTTGTGGAGCGCGTGCTTCAAGATGTGGACGCGGAGTTCCAGGCACTGGAGGAGGCGGCCGCCGGCTCGGCCCCCACCCCCGAGCTCTACAGAATGAACTTCGATGACGGGTCACTCCTGGCGCTTGTTACGGAGGCCAATCTTTACTGTTCGGGCGCTATTTCGCCGCGCGACCGCGCGCTCTACGCGCTTGTGGAAAACATTACAGCCCTGGTGCGCAAACTGCAGCGCTCTCAGGCGGACTCTGCTGTTATCagcaaagtcaaagagagACTTTCTGAGGTGCTTATTGAACGGAGGAAGGAAGTTGTCGAGGCGCCATCAGATAACAGTGTTCTGCAGCTCGAAGCACTGCAAAAGAAGGGTGACACGGAATTCGGGACATCACAGCAAGGAGATGCTGGGCCTGAGCTAAAGCATAAGGATGCGCCTTTAGATAGCGTGACAGCGGCACAGAAGGGAGAATCAACTGATGTCGTTGGCAACGCAGCCCGTAAAACTCCTGTGGTATCTACAGACGCAGAGGCTGAGGCTCACGATTCGGACACCGGGGCTTCCAGCACAGAGACTGAAGCTCCTGGTGCAGAAACTGAGACTACAAGTGCAGAGACTGAGGTTGTGACTCCAAGCGCAGAGACTGAGACTCAAACTCCAAGTGCAGAGACTGAGACTCAAACTCCAAGTGCAGAGACTGAGACTCAAACTCCAAGTGCAGAGACTGAGACTCAAACTCCAAGTGCAGAGGCCGAAGCTACCAGCGCTCAAACTCAACCTCCAAGTGCAGAGAACAATAACTACGAGAAAACAATGCACAAAGGCAACATCTGGCAACCTGTAGAGAGTCTGCCTCTCACCAGGGACATCGTGCGAGCCGCggtccaaaagctcaacacTGATAACTTACTCGCGTATCTGGGCGGCCAAATCGCCCAGGTTGACTCATTCTAA
- a CDS encoding KLTH0G01430p (no similarity), translated as MPPSASPPAAPSAARLNGTPDTPTLPARKPPTSASPSFRAPASAAPRGARRAPCKREPFASALSCGAAPCSRDLPRCWAYSRGSSSDVATVSALYPRRRPVAKDLRPDKRIKCKNMRKAPPSSRHCSSLWSLCATFPRPLRSQRGILQFSRPRKNVVRRVPRAHGG; from the coding sequence ATGCCGCCCTCGGCTTCTCCCCCGGCTGCACCCTCGGCTGCACGCCTGAACGGTACGCCCGACACTCCAACGCTCCCTGCTCGTAAACCCCCAACTTCAGCGTCCCCCAGCTTCCGCGCCCCGGCTTCAGCGGCTCCCCGCGGGGCCCGCAGGGCCCCGTGCAAGCGCGAACCGTTCGCCAGCGCGCTCTCGTGTGGTGCCGCACCTTGTAGCCGAGATTTGCCGCGGTGCTGGGCTTACAGCCGAGGTTCCTCTTCGGATGTTGCAACCGTGTCTGCTTTGTACCCCCGCCGACGCCCCGTTGCCAAGGATCTGCGGCCTGACAAGCGGATAAAGTGCAAGAACATGCGAAAAGCCCCGCCGTCGAGCAGGCACTGCAGTTCTTTGTGGTCTCTCTGCGCAACATTCCCGAGGCCGTTGCGCAGCCAGCGAGGCATTCTGCAGTTTAGTCGCCCGAGGAAGAATGTTGTGCGGCGTGTGCCGCGCGCGCACGGCGGCTGA
- the ARB1 gene encoding ATP-binding cassette family ATPase ARB1 (highly similar to uniprot|P40024 Saccharomyces cerevisiae YER036C): MPPASASKAKREAKKAEREAKRLAEGKTVRSSKKKEGTEDEAEAAAKEIAQMKLQLDKDGISDRVVTGVLDSLETSRDVKMSSVSLLFHGKVLIQDSQLELNYGRRYGLLGENGCGKSTFLKSLATREYPIPEHIDVYLLDEPAEPSEFSALDYVVNEAQNELKRLEDLVEKTILDEGPESDVLEGLYERMDSLDPSTFESRAAVILIGLGFNSQTIKKKTKDMSGGWKMRVALAKALFVKPTLLLLDDPTAHLDLEACVWLEEYLKRFDRTLVLVSHSQDFLNGVCTNMIDMRLQKLIAYGGNFDSYVKTRTEQETNQMKQYAKQQEEIAHIKKFIASAGTYANLVRQAKSRQKILDKMEADGLIEPVVPDKVFSFRFPEVERLPPPVLAFDDISFAYDGKAENNLYEHLNFGVDMDSRVALVGPNGVGKSTLLKIMTGELSAQSGRVSRHTHVKLGVYSQHSQEQLDLNKSPLEFVRDKFPHISQDFQYWRGQLGRYGLTGEGQTSQMGTLSEGQRSRVVFALLALQAPNVLLLDEPTNGLDIATIDSLAEAINDFNGGVVVVSHDFRLLDKIAKDIFVVENKTATRWDGSILDYKNKLAKNVVL; encoded by the coding sequence ATGCCTCCAGCGTCCgcttccaaagccaagagagaagccaagaaggctGAGAGAGAGGCCAAGAGACTCGCAGAGGGTAAGACCGTGCGctcttccaagaagaaggaggGCACCGAGGACGAGGCCGAGGCCGCCGCCAAGGAGATCGCGCAGATGAAGCTCCAGCTCGACAAGGACGGTATCTCCGACCGTGTCGTGACCGGTGTGCTCGACTCCCTGGAGACCTCGCGAGACGTCAAGATGTCCTCTGTCTCGCTGCTTTTCCACGGTAAGGTGCTGATCCAGGACTCGCAGCTGGAACTCAACTACGGCCGTCGTTACGGTCTGCTGGGTGAGAACGGCTGCGGTAAGTCCACCTTCCTGAAGTCGCTCGCCACTAGAGAGTACCCCATCCCCGAGCACATCGACGTCTACCTATTGGACGAGCCCGCCGAGCCTTCCGAGTTCTCGGCTCTGGACTACGTCGTCAACGAGGCCCAAAACGAGCTGAAGCGTCTAGAGGACCTCGTCGAGAAGACCATCCTGGATGAGGGCCCCGAGTCCGACGTCCTCGAGGGTCTGTACGAGAGAATGGACTCCCTGGATCCAAGCACCTTCGAGAGCAGAGCCGCCGTCATCCTGATCGGTCTGGGTTTCAACTCTCAGaccatcaaaaagaagaccaagGACATGTCCGGTGGTTGGAAAATGCGTGTCGCCCTGGCCAAGGCCCTGTTCGTCAAGCCTACCCTCTTGTTGCTCGACGACCCAACTGCCCATTTGGACTTGGAAGCCTGTGTCTGGCTGGAAGAATACTTGAAGAGATTTGATAGAACTCTGGTGTTGGTTTCCCACTCCCAGGATTTCTTGAACGGTGTTTGTACCAACATGATCGACATGAGACTGCAGAAGCTGATTGCCTACGGTGGTAACTTCGACTCTTACGTCAAGACCCGTACCGAACAGGAGACCAATCAGATGAAGCAGTACGCtaagcagcaagaagaaatcgcccacatcaagaagttcattGCCTCCGCCGGTACTTACGCGAACTTGGTCAGACAGGCCAAGTCCAGACAAAAGATTCTAGATAAGATGGAGGCCGACGGTCTGATCGAGCCCGTCGTTCCAGACAAGGTCTTCTCTTTCCGTTTCCCAGAAGTCGAGAGATTGCCTCCTCCAGTGTTGGCTTTCGACGATATCTCCTTCGCCTACGACGGCAAGGCCGAGAACAACCTGTACGAACACTTGAACTTCGGTGTTGACATGGACTCCAGAGTCGCTTTGGTCGGTCCTAACGGTGTGGGTAAATCCACTCTGTTGAAAATCATGACCGGTGAGCTGTCAGCGCAGTCCGGTCGTGTCTCGCGTCACACCCACGTCAAACTAGGCGTGTATTCTCAGCATTCTCAGGAACAACTGGACTTGAACAAGTCTCCTCTAGAGTTTGTTCGTGACAAATTCCCCCACATTTCTCAGGACTTTCAGTACTGGAGAGGCCAGCTAGGCCGCTACGGTTTGACTGGTGAAGGCCAAACTTCCCAGATGGGTACTTTGTCCGAGGGTCAGCGTTCCCGTGTCGTCTTCGCTCTTTTGGCTCTACAAGCCCCTAATGTGCTACTGCTCGACGAACCTACTAACGGTCTGGATATCGCAACCATTGACTCTCTGGCCGAGGCCATCAACGACTTTAACGGTGGTGTCGTTGTCGTCTCCCACGACTTCAGGCTGCTAGATAAAATCGCCAAGGACATTTTCGTTGTGGAGAACAAGACTGCCACTAGATGGGACGGCTCTATTTTGgactacaagaacaagctggCCAAGAATGTTGTATTGTAA
- the EDC1 gene encoding Edc1p (some similarities with uniprot|P53080 Saccharomyces cerevisiae YGL222C EDC1 RNA-binding protein activates mRNA decapping directly by binding to the mRNA substrate and enhancing the activity of the decapping proteins Dcp1p and Dcp2p), with protein MSTDTMYLNSSRRLPAAGKNKSSQLQKPEKKQTRSTRKNRTRQEASAAEVLPKPQTLPNGEKPDFGNSSKKQYGRKNHESSSAPRPYEARESAQKKNRSKDSSPSHVDTTPAKSPSVLERSAVRQLTPQSVANASPVVSPLPLSMAAPLTISPLPHQPGLYQQQHQQNQFQQNQYQQHQQFNAGYPYHHPQFSSLPLPAGAHQPNYALSTGAMPYFTSPQAPLMGLPAQQAPPFFGMPHPPPPVTIMPGHFPHTPPSLNNVPPPQMFQQTFSPASAPTSISSSTECSGPVTALPEEPRSSSATSNSTSSSTGASGSKKPSKKTRTSGKLGRGGYAGASFATSLPSITNLPKPSFT; from the coding sequence ATGTCCACGGATACGATGTACCTCAACAGCTCGCGGCGGCTGCCTGCAGCTGGAAAGAACAAGTCCAGCCAACTGCAGAAGCCTGAGAAAAAACAGACAAGGAGCACTCGAAAGAACCGGACCCGGCAGGAGGCCTCAGCAGCTGAAGTGTTACCAAAGCCGCAGACACTGCCCAACGGCGAAAAGCCTGACTTTGGCAACTCTAGCAAGAAGCAGTACGGCAGGAAGAACCACGAGAGCTCCAGCGCCCCGAGGCCGTACGAAGCTCGCGAGAGCGCACAGAAAAAGAACCGCAGCAAAGACAGCAGCCCTAGTCACGTGGACACCACGCCGGCGAAATCTCCGAGCGTTCTTGAGCGTTCGGCCGTGCGCCAGCTGACGCCGCAGTCAGTGGCTAACGCATCACCTGTGGTATCACCGCTGCCGCTTTCGATGGCCGCGCCGCTGACAATCTCGCCGCTTCCCCACCAACCCGGACtttatcaacaacaacatcagCAGAATCAGTTTCAGCAGAACCAGTACCAGCAACATCAGCAGTTCAACGCAGGCTATCCTTATCACCATCCTCAGTTTTCCTCGTTGCCGCTACCTGCGGGCGCACACCAACCCAATTATGCCCTGTCTACAGGTGCCATGCCTTACTTTACGTCGCCCCAGGCCCCTCTTATGGGCCTTCCGGCACAGCAGGCTCCTCCTTTCTTTGGTATGCCTCACCCACCGCCACCTGTGACGATAATGCCCGGTCATTTCCCTCATACCCCGCCATCTCTCAACAACGTTCCTCCACCTCAGATGTTTCAACAGACTTTCTCACCTGCTTCTGCGCCAACTTCtatttcaagctcaacgGAATGCAGCGGGCCTGTGACAGCACTTCCAGAGgagccaagaagctctaGTGCTACTTCCAATTCTACTTCCTCTTCTACGGGCGCATCGGGCTCCAAGaagccttccaagaaaactcGCACAAGCGGGAAACTTGGACGCGGCGGTTATGCTGGTGCTTCGTTTGCCACAAGCTTACCCTCAATTACAAACCTTCCCAAACCAAGCTTTACTTGA
- a CDS encoding uncharacterized protein (conserved hypothetical protein) gives MDPYALKRDNRKKFFDKEKLKRKHATPSDRKYRALNKSEELPPPEPELQANDYRYHEDISMAHGQDDFDAQNVNKKLKEVLKGRDVESGSAAKSVLPMTRKNLDSMTVAELNSLLQRDVVPNADAKPAQAPNSSAPNSAVKSSAVKSGGNTSGTTKPQPSAVPAELESEQNFLDELI, from the coding sequence ATGGATCCATACGCTCTTAAGAGGGACAAcaggaagaagttcttcgaTAAGGAGAAGCTTAAGCGCAAACATGCGACTCCAAGTGATCGTAAATATCGCGCCCTCAACAAGTCTGAGGAGCTGCCGCCcccagagccagagctGCAGGCCAATGACTACAGGTACCATGAGGACATCTCCATGGCCCATGGGCAAGACGATTTCGACGCGCAGAACGTTAAtaagaaactcaaagaagtACTGAAAGGTAGGGATGTTGAGAGCGGATCTGCAGCCAAAAGCGTGTTGCCAATGACGCGCAAGAATCTCGATTCAATGACGGTAGCCGAACTCAACAGCCTACTACAAAGAGATGTCGTTCCTAATGCGGACGCCAAGCCGGCACAGGCGCCGAATTCCTCAGCGCCAAATTCAGCAGTCAAATCGAGTGCCGTGAAGAGTGGCGGAAATACAAGCGGCACTACGAAACCACAGCCTTCAGCTGTGCCAGCCGAGCTTGAGTCTGAGCAGAACTTTCTCGACGAACTCATTTGA
- the NIF3 gene encoding uncharacterized protein (similar to uniprot|P53081 Saccharomyces cerevisiae YGL221C), translating to MSKALSKPQLKLLIEKITKLYPASYADASWDNTGLLIDCSAPQSSVEKPKVLLTVDLTASVAEEAVANDCSLVLAYHPFIFPSWKRLSPWSNSQHRSAIKLIQSGISVYCPHTAVDAAKNGVNDWLAHSLVRDQSLLKSSVSIEKVTPEQGELECEVGYGRVVSFSTVVHLKDIISQVKSALEIPHLQVAVKDPLADFEVRSVALCAGSGSGVFKALKQDVDLYFTGEMSHHEVLRLKEMGKAVIVCNHSNTERGFLKHVMQHELARAGVECIVSATDSDPLVVV from the coding sequence ATGAGCAAAGCATTATCAAAACCAcaattgaagcttttgattgagaAAATCACAAAGTTATACCCCGCGAGCTACGCTGACGCTAGTTGGGACAACACTGGACTGCTAATCGACTGCTCAGCACCGCAATCTTCTGTGGAGAAACCTAAAGTGCTACTGACAGTCGATCTGACGGCTTCAGTGGCAGAGGAAGCTGTGGCTAATGATTGTAGTCTGGTGCTGGCTTACCACCCATTCATTTTCCCTAGTTGGAAGCGGTTGAGTCCATGGTCGAATTCGCAGCATCGCTCAGCTATCAAGTTGATTCAGAGCGGAATCAGTGTCTACTGTCCTCACACTGCTGTGGACGCCGCAAAAAACGGCGTCAACGACTGGTTGGCACATAGTTTGGTTCGTGACCAATCGCTTCTGAAATCAAGTGTCAGCATAGAGAAGGTTACGCCCGAGCAAGGCGAGCTTGAATGCGAGGTCGGATACGGCCGCGTTGTATCATTTAGTACTGTTGTTCACCTGAAAGACATTATCAGCCAAGTCAAGAGCGCCCTTGAAATCCCCCATTTGCAAGTTGCCGTGAAGGACCCTTTGGCCGATTTCGAAGTCCGCAGCGTCGCGCTTTGTGCTGGCAGTGGTTCTGGTGTGTTCAAGGCCCTAAAGCAAGATGTGGACCTATACTTCACCGGTGAGATGTCGCATCATGAGGTTCTCAGGCTCAAAGAAATGGGCAAAGCCGTGATTGTGTGTAATCACTCAAACACCGAGCGCGGTTTCTTGAAGCACGTTATGCAGCATGAACTAGCTCGTGCAGGCGTGGAATGCATCGTGAGCGCCACCGACTCCGACCCGCTGGTGGTGGTTTGA
- the BOL2 gene encoding Bol2p (similar to uniprot|P53082 Saccharomyces cerevisiae YGL220W Hypothetical ORF): MSVSQQVIKDKLQASIGDIYHIIITDTSNGCGQSFDVIVVSDTFEGKNKLQRCRLVNGALKEEVAQIHAFGCKCFTTAEWSKLVV; encoded by the coding sequence ATGTCGGTAAGTCAGCAAGTAATCAAAGATAAGCTCCAAGCATCGATCGGTGACATATACCACATTATCATCACTGATACCTCAAATGGCTGTGGTCAATCATTTGACGTGATAGTGGTCAGTGACACCTTCGAAGGTAAGAACAAGTTACAGAGGTGCCGATTGGTTAATGGAGCGCTAAAGGAAGAGGTGGCTCAAATCCACGCCTTTGGTTGCAAGTGCTTCACTACAGCTGAGTGGTCCAAGTTGGTAGTTTAA
- the MDM34 gene encoding ERMES complex subunit MDM34 (similar to uniprot|P53083 Saccharomyces cerevisiae YGL219C MDM34 Mitochondrial outer membrane protein colocalizes with mtDNA nucleids required for mitochondria shape) codes for MSFRFNKGAFEDNSFNEQIREALTSALNSKTQSSSQTAPANTTNSAATDEVKQETRGPKRLDILKSGISVSKVNFPSTPQLEILDLDVSAQSRSLLKGICKVSCKNAMLEINTEIEANLLLLYTNDGPSFTTPRLISNDSFTVPITMTFNQIELEAITNIFVKNNSVGISFNDVNLDFDFDCSIKLLQSSIEKRLKGSMETVFKEVLPSVIFSMSQRWFTHGESTCNSASDDKSAGRQVENHSHTPRTILEDCDLEDLSPANMLRLSTLVSSRQSLSLNPTAMNTLSTIPGCLERQNLHRFNSRIPALSNFYPDFYEVESPHLKAFGRSVSTNVISSGKLEHHNALPQRVLDERSYDLKTIASVQSRIFERSSGDGTAIRRRKIKMGKKSKSKKAQSQDIENSSPTVVMPSSPSLEPSAVSTPEALHSPQPTTAVQSPELLAENSESVSIPALILPTQADHYTLPVKTSAPKLNLLEEAHYLNRKREFQKLRTSLYSPIRSNRFNLNKEMERPILEHKGLNFVGLTHGLNWGSEDLPPPYRG; via the coding sequence ATGTCTTTTAGGTTCAATAAGGGAGCTTTCGAGGATAACTCGTTCAACGAGCAAATCCGAGAAGCGTTGACTAGTGCGCTCaactcaaaaactcaaagctcCTCGCAAACCGCACCTGCCAACACAACTAATTCAGCCGCCACTGATGAGGTCAAGCAGGAAACCAGGGGCCCGAAGCGATTGGACATTCTCAAGAGCGGGATCAGCGTCAGCAAAGTGAACTTCCCATCAACCCCTCAACTTGAGATTTTGGATTTGGACGTTTCAGCGCAATCCAGGTCTTTGTTGAAGGGCATCTGCAAAGTCTCGTGTAAGAACGCGATGCTAGAGATCAATACAGAGATAGAGGCCAACTTGCTTTTGCTTTACACAAACGACGGGCCGTCTTTCACCACTCCCCGCCTGATCTCCAATGATTCATTCACGGTTCCAATCACGATGACTTTCAACCAGATCGAACTGGAAGCGATCACGAacatttttgtcaaaaacaataGTGTCGGTATATCTTTCAATGATGTCAACCTCGACTTTGACTTCGACTGCTCAATCAAACTGCTGCAATCAAGCATTGAGAAAAGACTAAAGGGCTCTATGGAAACAGTATTTAAGGAAGTGCTTCCTAGTGTCATTTTCAGCATGAGTCAGCGCTGGTTCACTCACGGAGAATCTACCTGTAACAGCGCTTCTGACGACAAAAGCGCTGGAAGGCAGGTTGAAAATCATTCTCACACACCGCGCACAATCCTTGAGGATTGCGATTTAGAGGACTTGTCGCCAGCAAATATGCTGCGGCTTTCCACACTGGTATCTTCGCGGCAGTCACTTTCGTTGAATCCCACGGCTATGAATACGCTGAGCACTATTCCCGGCTGCCTGGAGAGACAAAACCTGCATAGATTCAACTCCAGAATACCGGCGCTGAGCAACTTCTACCCAGACTTTTACGAGGTCGAATCTCCGCATCTTAAAGCGTTCGGTAGATCTGTAAGCACGAATGTCATCAGTAGTGGGAAGCTGGAGCATCATAACGCTCTTCCTCAAAGGGTGCTCGACGAGAGGTCATACGATTTGAAAACTATTGCATCGGTGCAGTCGAGGATCTTCGAAAGGAGCAGCGGCGACGGCACGGCTATcaggagaagaaagatcAAGATGGGCAAGAAGTCTaaatcaaaaaaggctcaaTCACAAGACATCGAGAATTCAAGCCCAACAGTTGTTATGCCATCCTCCCCAAGCCTTGAACCATCAGCTGTATCTACACCTGAAGCTCTACACTCGCCGCAGCCCACTACCGCTGTTCAATCCCCAGAATTACTGGCAGAAAATTCCGAGTCTGTAAGCATTCCTGCGTTGATTCTACCAACGCAGGCGGATCATTACACTTTGCCAGTCAAGACATCTGCTCCCAAACTAAACCTCCTAGAGGAGGCGCATTACTTGAATCGCAAACGCGAGTTCCAAAAACTCCGTACCAGTCTCTACTCCCCAATAAGAAGTAACAGGTTTAATTTGAACAAGGAGATGGAGCGCCCTATCTTGGAGCACAAAGGCCTCAATTTTGTGGGGCTTACCCATGGTTTGAACTGGGGTAGTGAGGACCTCCCCCCGCCTTACAGAGGTTAG
- a CDS encoding alkene reductase (similar to uniprot|Q03558 Saccharomyces cerevisiae YHR179W OYE2 Widely conserved NADPH oxidoreductase containing flavin mononucleotide (FMN) homologous to Oye3p with slight differences in ligand binding and catalytic properties may be involved in sterol metabolism) — protein MTFVEGFKPIALKDTNLFKPIKVGKTVLRNRAVLCPLTRLRASQPRHVPNSELATKYYGQRSSVPGTMIITEGTFPSAQSSGTDNAPGIWSQEQVTEWKKIFSKIHENKSFVWVQLWVLGRQASPKSLKRDGLRYDAPSDEPYMSEETKKEAIESGNPQHGLTHEEIKQYIQDYVQAAKNSLEAGADGVEIHSANGYLLNQFLDPKSNKRTDEYGGSIEKRARFLLEVVDAVVDAVGHEHVGVRLSPYGTFGNMSGASDPLFLAQYAYVVGQLEARAKSGKGIAYIHLVEPRVTSPRLVEGEGWFKDGSNEFVGSIWKGPIIKAGNYALDPKAAKEDVQFDDRTLIGYGRLFIANPDLVLRLKDGLPLNQYDRDTFYTQTAKGYVDYPTFEEAQKLSAAA, from the coding sequence ATGACATTTGTCGAAGGCTTCAAACCTATCGCCCTTAAAGACACGAACCTGTTCAAGCCAATCAAAGTTGGGAAGACAGTCCTGCGCAACAGGGCTGTACTGTGCCCATTGACCAGGCTGAGGGCTAGCCAGCCACGGCATGTTCCCAATTCGGAGCTCGCTACAAAATACTACGGCCAGCGTTCTAGCGTTCCAGGTACTATGATCATAACAGAAGGCACTTTCCCATCGGCTCAGTCCAGTGGAACCGACAATGCTCCCGGCATCTGGTCGCAAGAGCAGGTTACAGAATGGAAAAAgatcttttccaaaatccaCGAAAACAAGTCTTTTGTCTGGGTCCAACTATGGGTTTTGGGACGGCAGGCTTCTCCAAAGAGTCTCAAGAGAGACGGGCTGCGCTACGATGCGCCATCCGATGAGCCTTACATGAgcgaagaaacaaaaaaggaAGCTATCGAAAGCGGTAACCCGCAGCACGGACTGACGCACGAAGAAATCAAGCAATATATCCAGGACTACGTGCAAGCTGCCAAGAATTCGCTGGAGGCTGGCGCTGACGGAGTGGAAATCCACAGCGCCAACGGCTACCTTTTGAATCAGTTTCTTGACCCCAAATCGAACAAACGGACCGACGAGTATGGAGGGTCTATCGAAAAGAGAGCCAGGTTCTTGCTAGAGGTTGTTGATGCCGTTGTAGACGCTGTCGGCCACGAACATGTCGGTGTTCGTTTATCACCCTACGGAACCTTCGGAAACATGTCGGGGGCCTCGGATCCTCTATTCCTTGCACAATACGCTTACGTGGTAGGACAGTTGGAGGCGAGAGCCAAATCTGGCAAGGGAATTGCTTATATACATTTGGTCGAACCTCGTGTCACCAGCCCACGGCTTGTTGAAGGTGAAGGATGGTTCAAAGATGGTTCAAATGAGTTTGTGGGAAGCATATGGAAGGGGCCAATAATCAAGGCCGGTAACTACGCTCTGGACCCTAAGGCTGCCAAGGAGGATGTGCAGTTTGATGACAGGACGCTTATCGGGTATGGAAGACTCTTTATTGCCAACCCAGACCTTGTGCTACGACTCAAAGACGGCCTTCCCCTAAACCAGTACGACAGAGACACATTTTACACTCAAACCGCTAAAGGCTACGTAGATTATCCCACCTTTGAGGAAGCGCAGAAACTCTCCGCGGCGGCTTAA